A DNA window from Hordeum vulgare subsp. vulgare chromosome 1H, MorexV3_pseudomolecules_assembly, whole genome shotgun sequence contains the following coding sequences:
- the LOC123417891 gene encoding anthocyanidin 5,3-O-glucosyltransferase-like produces MEKTVVLYPGLAVSHFVPMMRLAGSLLEHGYAVSVAMIIDPAVTGNTEFAAAVGRVAAAMPSVHFHTLPPVEDPPRLAPGPQFLASYSQLVLRYNDRLHDFLCSSARVHAVVVDSLSSQALGVTNTLGIPGYVMFTSGAAALATLAQLPYVLGEGNRTSFRELGDAPVEFLGLPPVPASHLFAEVLEDPESDTYKTMMTSLSRVPDTHGILVNTFESLEARAVAALRDPRCLPAGRVMPPVYCVGLGPFLGGIEGEAKERHGCLAWLDAQPDRSVVFLCFGSTGVANHSAEQLKEIAAGLEKSGHRFLWVVRAPHGGDPDLDALLPDGFLERTSGHGLVVKQWAPQAEVLRHTATGTFVTHCGWNSVLEGVAAGVPMLCWPLHTEQKMNKLLMVGEMGLAAEMMGWQRGLVEAAEVERKVRLVLESEEGRELRARAAQHQEAAGAAWSDGGSSRAALARFLSDVDRRWQARARRAEAA; encoded by the coding sequence ATGGAGAAGACGGTGGTTCTGTACCCCGGCCTCGCCGTGAGCCACTTCGTCCCCATGATGCGGCTCGCCGGCTCCCTCCTCGAGCACGGCTACGCCGTATCCGTCGCGATGATCATCGACCCCGCCGTCACGGGGAACACAGAGTTCGCGGCCGCCGTCGGCCGCGTGGCCGCCGCCATGCCGTCCGTCCACTTCCACACGCTCCCGCCTGTGGAGGACCCGCCCAGGCTAGCCCCCGGCCCGCAGTTCCTCGCCAGCTACTCCCAGCTCGTGCTCCGCTACAACGACCGCCTCCACGACTTCCTCTGCTCCTCCGCGCGCGTCCACGCCGTGGTCGTCGACTCGCTGTCCTCTCAGGCGCTCGGCGTCACCAACACGCTCGGAATCCCCGGCTACGTCATGTTCACCTCCGGCGCCGCCGCCCTCGCGACCTTGGCCCAGCTTCCTTATGTTCTCGGCGAGGGGAACCGGACAAGCTTCAGGGAGCTAGGCGACGCACCTGTCGAGTTCCTTGGCCTTCCGCCCGTTCCGGCTTCTCACCTGTTCGCCGAGGTGCTCGAGGACCCGGAGAGCGACACGTACAAGACGATGATGACCTCCCTGTCACGGGTCCCGGACACCCATGGCATCCTGGTGAACACGTTCGAGTCGTTGGAGGCTCGCGCGGTGGCCGCTCTCAGGGACCCTCGGTGCCTCCCCGCCGGCCGAGTCATGCCTCCGGTGTACTGCGTCGGACTCGGGCCATTCCTCGGCGGCATCGAGGGCGAGGCGAAAGAACGGCACGGCTGCCTCGCCTGGCTTGACGCGCAGCCGGACCGCAGCGTCGTGTTCCTCTGCTTCGGGAGCACCGGCGTAGCGAACCACTCGGCGGAGCAGCTCAAGGAGATCGCCGCCGGCCTGGAGAAGTCGGGCCACCGGTTCTTGTGGGTCGTGCGAGCGCCCCACGGCGGCGACCCGGACCTCGACGCGCTCCTGCCGGACGGGTTCCTGGAACGCACCAGCGGCCACGGGCTCGTCGTCAAGCAGTGGGCGCCGCAGGCCGAGGTGCTCCGCCACACGGCCACCGGCACGTTCGTGACGCACTGCGGGTGGAACTCGGTGCTGGAGGGAGTGGCGGCGGGCGTGCCGATGCTCTGCTGGCCGCTCCACACGGAGCAGAAGATGAACAAGCTGCTGATGGTGGGGGAGATGGGGCTCGCCGCGGAGATGATGGGGTGGCAGCGGGGGCTGGTGGAGGCCGCCGAGGTGGAGCGGAAGGTGAGGCTGGTCCTGGAGTCCGAGGAGGGCAGGGAGCTCAGGGCGCGGGCGGCGCAGCACCAGGAGGCCGCGGGGGCGGCCTGGAGCGACGGCGGGTCGTCGCGCGCGGCGCTCGCCCGGTTCTTGTCGGACGTGGACCGCCGGTGGCAGGCCCGGGCTCGCCGCGCGGAAGCTGCGTGA